The following are encoded in a window of Vicugna pacos chromosome 2, VicPac4, whole genome shotgun sequence genomic DNA:
- the FGG gene encoding fibrinogen gamma chain isoform X2 translates to MSLSSHPRSLVLWFCTLSLLPSTCLAYVATRDNCCILDERFGSFCPTTCGIADFLATYQNSVDKDLQTLEDILHHVENKTTEARELIKAIQVSYNPAEPSKPNRIESATKDFKKMMEEIMKYETLISTHESTIRFLQEIYNSNNQKIINLKQKVVQLEAKCQEPCQDTVKIYDTTGKDCQDIANKGARNSGLYFIKPLKAKQQFLVYCEIDGSGNGWTVFQKRLDGSEDFNRNWIQYKEGFGHLSPTGNTEFWLGNEKIHLISTQSTIPYVLRVELEDWSGKTSTADYSTFSVGPESDKYRMKYAYFIGGDAGDAFDGFDFGEDSSDKFYTSHNGMQFSTWDNDNDKFEGNCAEQDGSGWWMNKCHAGHLNGVYYQGGTYSKASTPNGYDNGIIWATWKSRWYSMKKTTMKLIPYNRIAIKEGQQYNLGGSKQVGDI, encoded by the exons ATGAGTCTGTCCTCGCACCCCCGGAGTTTAGTCCTCTGGTTCTGCACTCTTTCATTGCTCCCTTCAACATGCCTGGCA TATGTCGCTACCCGGGACAACTGCTGCATCTTAGATGAAAGATTT GGTAGTTTCTGCCCGACTACCTGTGGCATTGCGGATTTCCTGGCTACTTACCAAAACAGCGTGGACAAGGATCTGCAGACTTTGGAAGACATCCTACATCATGTTGAGAACAAAACGACAGAGGCCAGAGAGCTGATCAAAGCCATCCAAGTCAGTTATAACCCTGCCGAGCCGTCAAAGCCAA ATAGGATAGAGAGTGCTACCAAGGATTTCAAGAAAATGATGGAAGAAATTATGAAATACGAGACATTGATTTCCACACATGAATCAACTATTCG ATTTTTGCAGGAAATATATAATTCAAATAACCAAAAAATCATTAACCTGAAACAGAAGGTGGTCCAGCTTGAAGCAAAGTGTCAGGAGCCTTGCCAAGATACAGTAAAAATATATGATACAACAGGGAAAG attgtcaAGACATTGCCAATAAGGGGGCCAGAAACAGTGGGCTTTACTTTATCAAACCTCTGAAAGCTAAGCAGCAGTTCTTAGTCTACTGTGAAATTGATGGATCTGGAAATGGATGGACTGTGTTTCAGaag AGgcttgatggcagtgaggatttcAATAGAAACTGGATTCAGTATAAAGAAGGATTTGGACATCTGTCTCCTACCGGAAATACAGAATTTTGGCTGGGTAATGAGAAGATTCATTTGataagcacacagtctaccatCCCGTATGTATTAAGAGTGGAGCTGGAAGACTGGAGCGGCAAAACCAG CACTGCGGACTATTCCACATTCAGTGTGGGTCCTGAGAGTGACAAATACCGCATGAAGTATGCCTACTTCATTGGTGGAGATGCCGGAGATGCATTTGATGGCTTCGATTTTGGCGAGGATTCTAGTGACAAGTTTTACACATCCCACAATGGCATGCAGTTCAGTACCTGGGACAACGACAATGATAAGTTTGAAGGCAACTGTGCTGAACAGGATGGGTCTGGTTGGTGGATGAACAAGTGTCATGCTGGCCACCTCAACGGCGTTTATTACCAAG GTGGCACTTACTCCAAAGCATCTACTCCGAATGGTTATGATAATGGCATTATTTGGGCCACTTGGAAATCTCGGTGGTACTCCATGAAGAAAACCACCATGAAGTTAATCCCGTATAACAGAATCGCCATCAAAGAAGGACAGCAGTATAACCTTGGGGGATCCAAACAG GTTGGAGACATATAA
- the FGG gene encoding fibrinogen gamma chain isoform X1, giving the protein MSLSSHPRSLVLWFCTLSLLPSTCLAYVATRDNCCILDERFGSFCPTTCGIADFLATYQNSVDKDLQTLEDILHHVENKTTEARELIKAIQVSYNPAEPSKPNRIESATKDFKKMMEEIMKYETLISTHESTIRFLQEIYNSNNQKIINLKQKVVQLEAKCQEPCQDTVKIYDTTGKDCQDIANKGARNSGLYFIKPLKAKQQFLVYCEIDGSGNGWTVFQKRLDGSEDFNRNWIQYKEGFGHLSPTGNTEFWLGNEKIHLISTQSTIPYVLRVELEDWSGKTSTADYSTFSVGPESDKYRMKYAYFIGGDAGDAFDGFDFGEDSSDKFYTSHNGMQFSTWDNDNDKFEGNCAEQDGSGWWMNKCHAGHLNGVYYQGGTYSKASTPNGYDNGIIWATWKSRWYSMKKTTMKLIPYNRIAIKEGQQYNLGGSKQVGPEHHVEIEQ; this is encoded by the exons ATGAGTCTGTCCTCGCACCCCCGGAGTTTAGTCCTCTGGTTCTGCACTCTTTCATTGCTCCCTTCAACATGCCTGGCA TATGTCGCTACCCGGGACAACTGCTGCATCTTAGATGAAAGATTT GGTAGTTTCTGCCCGACTACCTGTGGCATTGCGGATTTCCTGGCTACTTACCAAAACAGCGTGGACAAGGATCTGCAGACTTTGGAAGACATCCTACATCATGTTGAGAACAAAACGACAGAGGCCAGAGAGCTGATCAAAGCCATCCAAGTCAGTTATAACCCTGCCGAGCCGTCAAAGCCAA ATAGGATAGAGAGTGCTACCAAGGATTTCAAGAAAATGATGGAAGAAATTATGAAATACGAGACATTGATTTCCACACATGAATCAACTATTCG ATTTTTGCAGGAAATATATAATTCAAATAACCAAAAAATCATTAACCTGAAACAGAAGGTGGTCCAGCTTGAAGCAAAGTGTCAGGAGCCTTGCCAAGATACAGTAAAAATATATGATACAACAGGGAAAG attgtcaAGACATTGCCAATAAGGGGGCCAGAAACAGTGGGCTTTACTTTATCAAACCTCTGAAAGCTAAGCAGCAGTTCTTAGTCTACTGTGAAATTGATGGATCTGGAAATGGATGGACTGTGTTTCAGaag AGgcttgatggcagtgaggatttcAATAGAAACTGGATTCAGTATAAAGAAGGATTTGGACATCTGTCTCCTACCGGAAATACAGAATTTTGGCTGGGTAATGAGAAGATTCATTTGataagcacacagtctaccatCCCGTATGTATTAAGAGTGGAGCTGGAAGACTGGAGCGGCAAAACCAG CACTGCGGACTATTCCACATTCAGTGTGGGTCCTGAGAGTGACAAATACCGCATGAAGTATGCCTACTTCATTGGTGGAGATGCCGGAGATGCATTTGATGGCTTCGATTTTGGCGAGGATTCTAGTGACAAGTTTTACACATCCCACAATGGCATGCAGTTCAGTACCTGGGACAACGACAATGATAAGTTTGAAGGCAACTGTGCTGAACAGGATGGGTCTGGTTGGTGGATGAACAAGTGTCATGCTGGCCACCTCAACGGCGTTTATTACCAAG GTGGCACTTACTCCAAAGCATCTACTCCGAATGGTTATGATAATGGCATTATTTGGGCCACTTGGAAATCTCGGTGGTACTCCATGAAGAAAACCACCATGAAGTTAATCCCGTATAACAGAATCGCCATCAAAGAAGGACAGCAGTATAACCTTGGGGGATCCAAACAGGTTGGACCAGAACACCATGTTGAAATAGaacaatag
- the FGA gene encoding fibrinogen alpha chain, which translates to MGTQSGAVLLSFSWSAPLEPAPPSAKMFSVRIFCLVLSVVGTVQTTDPDADKGEFLAEGGGVRGPRLVERPQSVCKETDWPFCSDDDWNSKCPSGCRMKGLIDEVNQDFTNRINKLKNSLFDYQKNNKDANTLTRDIMDLLRGDFAKDNNNDNTYSQVSEDLRSKIEILKRKVIEQVQHIHLLQKNVRDQLIDMKRLEVDIDIKIRSCKGSCSRVLEHKVDLKDYEDQQKQLEQVIGINLLPSRDRQYLPLIKMNPVPNLIPGNFKSQLQEAPAEWKALMETRQLKMVLERSDGAGHSRGDSVSHGAGSVPESPRKPGTGSAGSVSPGSYGPGSAGSWTHGRPEPGSAGSWTHGSPEPGSAGTWTHGSPEPGSAGAWTHGHLESGSAGSWTHGSPEPGSAGTWTHGSPEPGSAGAWTHGHLESGSTSSWTHGSSGSPSFRPDSSGRGHTKPSNPDWGTFKEVSGSVSPGTKKEFHTGKLVTSKGDKELLISNEKVTSGHTTTTRRSCSRIVTKTVTNADGHTETVKEVINSEDGSDCGDTSLDLHHTFPSRGKLDEFFHRRTDEAASTRDTFPDFFSPMLKEMDSKMGSEFATSGLGDTSSFHPGVPDSSSSGKTSSRKQFVTSSMTINRGGSTTESKSFKMVDEAESEEDLDFKGAHASKRVHAKPRIGRDCDDVLQTHPSGAQSGIFNIQLPGSSKIFSVYCDQETGLGGWLLIQQRMDGSLNFNRTWQDYKRGFGSLNDKGEGEFWLGNEYLHLLTLKGSTLRVELEDWAGNTAYAEYHLRVGSEAEGYALKVSSYEGTAGDALIEGSVEEGTEYTSHAHMQFSTFDRDADKWEENCAEVYGGGWWYNNCQAANLNGIYYHGGSYDPRNNSPYEIENGVVWVPFRGEDYSLRAVRMKIRPLVTQ; encoded by the exons ATGGGAACTCAGAGTGGAGCAGTCCTCCTTTCTTTCAGCTGGAGTGCTCCTCTGGAGCCAGCCCCACCCTCGGCAAAGATGTTTTCCGTGAGGATCTTCTGCCTGGTCCTGAGTGTGGTGGGCACAGTTCAG ACTACAGATCCTGATGCTGATAAAGGTGAATTTCTGGCTGAAGGAGGAGGTGTGCGTGGCCCAAGACTCGTGGAAAGACCCCAATCTGTCTGCAAAGAGACAGACTGGCCCTTCTGTTCTGATGATGACTGG AACTCCAAATGTCCTTCAGGCTGCAGGATGAAGGGGCTGATTGATGAAGTCAATCAAGATTTtacaaacagaataaacaaactgaaaaactcACTCTTTGATTATCAGAAGAACAATAAGGACGCTAACACACTGACCCGGGACATCATGGACCTTCTGAGAGGCGATTTCGCCAAAGACAACA ACAATGATAATACATACAGCCAAGTGTCAGAAGATCTGAGAAGCAAAATTGAGATCCTGAAGCGCAAAGTCATAGAACAAGTACAGCATATCCACCTTCTACAGAAAAATGTCAGGGATCAGCTGATAGATATGAAACGACTGGAG GTGGACATTGATATTAAGATCCGATCTTGCAAAGGGTCATGCAGTAGGGTTTTAGAACATAAGGTAGATCTGAAGGACTATGAAGATCAGCAGAAGCAACTCGAACAGGTTATTGGCATAAACTTACTTCCCTCTAGAGATAGGCAATACTTACCACTGATAAAAATGAACCCAGTTCCAAACTTGATTCCTGGAAATTTCAAGAGCCAACTTCAGGAGGCCCCTGCAGAGTGGAAGGCACTAATGGAAACACGGCAGCTTAAAATGGTGTTAGAGAGGTCTGATGGAGCTGGGCATTCCAGAGGGGACTCTGTATCTCATGGAGCAGGATCAGTACCAGAAAGCCCCAGGAAGCCTGGAACTGGCAGTGCTGGAAGTGTGAGCCCTGGGAGCTATGGACCCGGAAGTGCTGGCTCTTGGACCCATGGACGTCCTGAGCCCGGAAGTGCCGGCTCTTGGACCCATGGAAGTCCTGAGCCTGGAAGTGCCGGCACTTGGACCCATGGAAGTCCTGAGCCCGGAAGTGCCGGTGCTTGGACCCATGGACATCTTGAGTCCGGAAGTGCCGGCTCTTGGACCCATGGAAGTCCTGAGCCTGGAAGTGCCGGCACTTGGACCCATGGAAGTCCTGAGCCCGGAAGTGCCGGTGCTTGGACCCATGGACATCTTGAGTCCGGAAGTACCAGCTCTTGGACCCATGGAAGTTCTGGGTCTCCTAGTTTTAGGCCAGATAGCTCAGGACGTGGGCACACCAAGCCTTCCAACCCAGACTGGGGCACATTTAAAGAGGTGTCAGGAAGTGTAAGTCCAGGGACAAAGAAAGAGTTCCACACAGGTAAACTGGTCACTTCTAAAGGAGATAAAGAGCTTCTGATTAGTAATGAGAAGGTCACCTCTGGTCACACAACCACCACTCGCCGTTCATGTTCCAGAATCGTTACAAAGACTGTTACAAATGCCGATGGTCACACAGAAACCGTCAAAGAAGTGATAAACTCTGAAGACGGCTCTGACTGTGGTGACACAAGTTTAGACTTGCACCATACTTTTCCTAGCAGGGGTAAACTAGATGAGTTCTTTCATAGGCGCACTGATGAAGCGGCCTCAACTAGAGATACGTTCCCGGATTTCTTCAGCCCTATGTTAAAAGAGATGGACAGTAAGATGGGCTCAGAATTTGCCACTTCAGGCTTAGGAGACACCAGCTCTTTCCACCCTGGTGTACCTGACTCGTCCTCCAGTGGTAAAACTTCAAGTCGCAAACAATTCGTTACCAGTAGCATGACTATCAACAGAGGAGGCTCCACAACTGAAAGCAAGAGCTTTAAAATGGTAGATGAGGCAGAAAGTGAAGAGGATCTTGACTTCAAAGGAGCACACGCCAGCAAGAGAGTCCATGCTAAACCTCGCATTGGCAGAG actgtGATGATGTCCTTCAAACACATCCTTCAGGTGCCCAAAGTGGCATTTTCAATATCCAGCTACCGGGATCCAGTAAGATTTTTTCTGTTTATTGCGATCAAGAGACCGGTTTGGGAGGATGGCTTTTGATCCAGCAAAGAATGGATGGATCATTGAATTTTAACCGGACCTGGCAAGACTACAAGAGAGGTTTCGGCAGCCTGAATGACAAGGGAGAAGGAGAATTCTGGCTAGGCAACGAATATCTCCACTTATTAACCCTGAAGGGCTCCACCCTTCGGGTTGAATTGGAAGACTGGGCTGGGAACACAGCTTATGCAGAGTATCACTTGAGGGTAGGCTCTGAGGCAGAAGGCTATGCCTTGAAGGTCTCCTCCTATGAGGGCACAGCAGGTGATGCTCTGATTGAGGGCTCGGTAGAGGAAGGGACAGAGTACACGTCTCACGCCCACATGCAGTTCAGCACCTTCGACAGGGATGCAGACAAGTGGGAAGAGAACTGTGCGGAAGTCTACGGAGGAGGCTGGTGGTACAACAACTGCCAAGCAGCCAATCTCAATGGCATCTACTACCATGGGGGCTCCTATGACCCCAGAAACAACAGTCCCTATGAGATTGAGAACGGGGTGGTCTGGGTGCCCTTCAGAGGTGAGGATTATTCCCTCAGGGCTGTTCGCATGAAAATCCGGCCACTAGTGACACAATAG